A part of Xenopus tropicalis strain Nigerian chromosome 4, UCB_Xtro_10.0, whole genome shotgun sequence genomic DNA contains:
- the arntl gene encoding aryl hydrocarbon receptor nuclear translocator-like protein 1, which produces MADQRMDISSTMNDFMSPGSTNLISSSLGMGGIDCNRKRKGSLTDYQTDGFPFDEGMDTEKDDPHELLDFTEGRLRNAREAHSQIEKRRRDKMNSFIDELASLVPTCNAMSRKLDKLTVLRMAVQHMKTLRGAANPYTEANYKPAFLSDDELKQLILRAADGFLFVVGCDRGKILFVSESVFKILNYSQNDLIGQSLFDYLHPKDIAKVKEQLSSSDTAPRERLIDAKTGLPVKTDITPGPSRLCSGARRSFFCRMKCNRPSVKVEDKDFPSNCSKKKADRKSFCTIHSTGYLKSWPPTKMGLDEDNEPDNEGCNLSCLVAIGRLHPHIVPQPANGEIRVKSTEYVSRHAIDGKFVFVDQRATAILGYLPQELLGTSCYEYFHHDDIGHLADCHKQVLQTREKITTNCYKFKIKDGSFITLKSRWFSFMNPWTKEVEYIVSTNTVVSANILDAGDSTFSHLSTSPPSMDSVLQSGEGVTKRNHPTVPGIPGGTRAGAGKIGRMIADEILEFHRTRGSSPSSCGSSPLNFNSTPPPDASSPGGKKMSNGGGMDPMSTLVPGMDSSGFPYSDSSSIPGDNSHMDTYMTETDHGSSSPSNDEAAMAVIMSLLEADAGLGGPVDFSDLPWPL; this is translated from the exons ATGGCCGACCAAAGAATGGATATCTCCTCCACAATGAACGATTTCATGTCCCCCGGCTCCACCAACCTCATATCCAGCTCCCTGGGAATGGGAGGGATCGACTGCAACCGCAAACGGAAAGGGAGCCTGACGGATTACCA GACCGATGGCTTCCCATTCGA TGAGGGGATGGATACAGAGAAGGACGACCCCCACGAATT GTTGGATTTTACTGAGGGGCGACTCAGAAATGCACG GGAAGCTCACAGTCAGATCGAGAAGAGGCGGAGAGACAAAATGAACAGCTTCATCGATGAGCTGGCGTCCCTGGTGCCCACGTGCAACGCCATGTCGCGGAAGCTGGACAAGCTCACCGTGCTGCGTATGGCCGTGCAACACATGAAAACACTGCGAG gtGCTGCCAACCCCTACACGGAGGCAAACTACAAACCAGCGTTTCTGTCGGACGACGAGCTCAAGCAGCTGATACTCAGG GCAGCAGACGGGTTCCTTTTCGTGGTCGGCTGTGACAGGGGGAAAATCCTTTTTGTGTCGGAATCGGTTTTCAAGATCCTCAATTACAGCCAG AATGATCTGATTGGCCAGAGCCTGTTTGACTACCTGCACCCTAAAGATATTGCCAAAGTTAAGGAGCAGCTCTCGTCGTCGGACACCGCCCCCCGGGAGAGACTCATTGATGCAAAAA CCGGCCTCCCAGTAAAAACCGACATCACCCCGGGGCCCTCCCGTCTCTGCTCCGGGGCCCGACGCTCGTTCTTTTGTCGCATGAAATGCAACCGACCTTCAGTGAAAGTAGAGGACAAAGACTTCCCGTCCAATTGCTCCAAAAAGAAAG CCGACCGGAAGAGCTTCTGCACTATACACAGCACCGGCTATCTCAAGAGCTGGCCCCCGACAAAGATGGGGCTGGACGAAGATAACGAACCAGACAACGAAGGGTGCAATCTGAGCTGCTTGGTGGCGATTGGCCGGTTGCACCCCCACATAGTACCGCAGCCCGCCAACGGGGAGATTCGTGTCAAATCCACAGAGTACGTGTCGCGGCACGCCATCGACGGCAAGTTTGTTTTCGTAGATCAGAG GGCAACTGCAATCCTAGGGTATTTGCCGCAGGAGCTCCTGGGCACATCTTGCTATGAATATTTCCACCATGACGATATCGGGCACCTCGCCGACTGCCACAAACAAG TCCTACAGACCAGAGAGAAAATCACCACCAATTGTTACAAGTTCAAGATCAAGGACGGTTCCTTCATCACCCTGAAAAGTCGCTGGTTCAGTTTCATGAATCCGTGGACCAAAGAAGTAGAATATATTGTCTCCACCAACACCGTCGTCTC AGCCAACATTCTTGATGCTGGAGACTCGACATTCTCACATTTGTCCACATCTCCCCCAAGTATGGACAGTGTTCTACAGTCTGGGGAGG GGGTCACAAAGAGGAACCACCCTACAGTTCCAGGCATTCCGGGAGGAACAAGGGCGGGTGCTGGCAAGATTGGCAGGATGATTGCAGATGAGATCCTGGagttccacag GACAAGGGGCTCCTCCCCATCCAGCTGCGGATCTAGTCCTCTCAATTTCAACAGCACCCCACCTCCAGATGCATCTTCTCCAGGGGGCAAAaag ATGTCCAATGGCGGCGGGATGGATCCAATGTCCACATTAGTGCCTGGAATGGACAGTTCAGGTTTCCCATACTCAGACAGCTCATCAATACCCG GCGACAACTCTCACATGGACACCTATATGACGGAAACGGACCACGGGTCCAGTAGCCCAAGTAACGACGAGGCGGCCATGGCGGTCATCATGAGCCTTTTGGAGGCGGACGCGGGTCTGGGGGGCCCTGTGGATTTCAGTGACTTACCTTGGCCTTTGTGA
- the btbd10 gene encoding BTB/POZ domain-containing protein 10 isoform X2: MAGRPHPYDSNSSDPENWDRKLYNRPRKLYKHSSTPSRGARVGVSSARMSLHGANGGHERSRDRRRSSDRSRDSSHERGESQLTPCIRNVTSPTRQHQSDREKEYSSSRPSSPRPQKTSPNGSSSSRNSSQSSSDGICKAAGEMVFVYENVKEGARSLRTSERVTLIVDNTRFVVDPSIFTAQPNTMLGRMFGSGREHNFTRPNDKGEYEVAEGISSTVFRAILDYYKTGIIRCPDGISIPELREACDYLCISFDYSTIKCRDLSALMHELSNDGARRQFEFYLEEMILPLMVASAQSGERECHIVVLTDDDVVDWDEEYPPQMGEEYSQIIYSTKLYRFFKYIENRDVAKSVLKERGLKKIRLGIEGYPTYKEKVKKRPGGRPEVIYNYVQRPFIRMSWEKEEGKSRHVDFQCVKSKSITNLAAAAADIPQDQLVVMHPTPQVDELDILPNHPPPCNNDMDPDGPNSTS, translated from the exons TACTCCATCACGAGGTGCTAGAGTAGGAGTAAGTAGCGCCAGAATGAGTCTCCATGGTGCCAACGGTGGACACGAGCGTTCGCGAGACAGACGCCGCTCTAGCGACAGGTCCAGGGATTCGTCACACGAAAGAGGAGAGAGTCAGCTCACTCCCTGTATCCGGAATGTAACATCACCCACAAGACAACATCAGAGCG ATCGAGAGAAGGAATACAGTTCATCCCGGCCAAGCAGTCCCCGCCCACAGAAAACTTCCCCGAATGGTTCCAGTAGTAGCAGGAACAGTAGCCAGTCCAGTTCAGATGGCATTTGTAAGGCGGCTGGGGAGATGGTATTTGTGTACGAGAATGTGAAAGAAGGAGCTCGGAGTTTGCGCACGTCTGAACGGGTCACACTAATAGTGGACAATACCAGATTTGTTGTAGATCCATCTATATTCACTGCGCAGCCAAACACAATGTTGGGCAG GATGTTTGGATCAGGCAGAGAACATAATTTCACACGTCCCAATGACAAGGGGGAATACGAGGTGGCAGAAGGAATCAGTTCCACAGTGTTTCGGGCAATTTTG gATTACTACAAGACTGGAATAATCCGTTGCCCTGATGGAATATCAATTCCTGAGCTAAGGGAGGCTTGTGACTATCTGTGTATCTCATTTGACTATAGCACTATCAAATGCAGAGACCTCA gtgcccTTATGCATGAATTATCAAACGATGGAGCCCGTCGGCAATTCGAGTTTTACCTAGAGGAGATGATCCTCCCCTTGATGGTAGCCAGCGCTCAGAGTGGGGAACGCGAATGTCACATTGTCGTCCTGACTGATGATGATGTTGTGGATTGGGATGAAGAGTACCCTCCGCAGATGGGGGAGGAATATTCCCAAA TTATTTACAGCACCAAACTGTACAGATTTTTCAAGTACATAGAAAACAGAGACGTGGCCAAATCAGTTCTGAAGGAGAGAGGTCTTAAAAAGATCCGTCTTGGTATTGAAG GTTACCCAACATACAAGGAGAAGGTGAAGAAGCGGCCAGGTGGGAGGCCCGAGGTCATATACAACTATGTGCAGAGACCCTTTATCAGGATGTCATGGgagaaagaggaaggcaaaagccGCCATGTGGACTTTCAGTGCGTGAAGAGCAAGTCGATCACTAACCTCGCCGCCGCCGCTGCCGACATCCCACAGGACCAGCTGGTAGTCATGCACCCAACACCCCAGGTGGACGAGCTGGATATCTTACCCAATCACCCTCCGCCTTGCAACAACGACATGGACCCTGACGGCCCAAACTCCACTTCCTAA
- the btbd10 gene encoding BTB/POZ domain-containing protein 10 isoform X3 — protein sequence MSLHGANGGHERSRDRRRSSDRSRDSSHERGESQLTPCIRNVTSPTRQHQSDREKEYSSSRPSSPRPQKTSPNGSSSSRNSSQSSSDGICKAAGEMVFVYENVKEGARSLRTSERVTLIVDNTRFVVDPSIFTAQPNTMLGRMFGSGREHNFTRPNDKGEYEVAEGISSTVFRAILDYYKTGIIRCPDGISIPELREACDYLCISFDYSTIKCRDLSALMHELSNDGARRQFEFYLEEMILPLMVASAQSGERECHIVVLTDDDVVDWDEEYPPQMGEEYSQIIYSTKLYRFFKYIENRDVAKSVLKERGLKKIRLGIEGYPTYKEKVKKRPGGRPEVIYNYVQRPFIRMSWEKEEGKSRHVDFQCVKSKSITNLAAAAADIPQDQLVVMHPTPQVDELDILPNHPPPCNNDMDPDGPNSTS from the exons ATGAGTCTCCATGGTGCCAACGGTGGACACGAGCGTTCGCGAGACAGACGCCGCTCTAGCGACAGGTCCAGGGATTCGTCACACGAAAGAGGAGAGAGTCAGCTCACTCCCTGTATCCGGAATGTAACATCACCCACAAGACAACATCAGAGCG ATCGAGAGAAGGAATACAGTTCATCCCGGCCAAGCAGTCCCCGCCCACAGAAAACTTCCCCGAATGGTTCCAGTAGTAGCAGGAACAGTAGCCAGTCCAGTTCAGATGGCATTTGTAAGGCGGCTGGGGAGATGGTATTTGTGTACGAGAATGTGAAAGAAGGAGCTCGGAGTTTGCGCACGTCTGAACGGGTCACACTAATAGTGGACAATACCAGATTTGTTGTAGATCCATCTATATTCACTGCGCAGCCAAACACAATGTTGGGCAG GATGTTTGGATCAGGCAGAGAACATAATTTCACACGTCCCAATGACAAGGGGGAATACGAGGTGGCAGAAGGAATCAGTTCCACAGTGTTTCGGGCAATTTTG gATTACTACAAGACTGGAATAATCCGTTGCCCTGATGGAATATCAATTCCTGAGCTAAGGGAGGCTTGTGACTATCTGTGTATCTCATTTGACTATAGCACTATCAAATGCAGAGACCTCA gtgcccTTATGCATGAATTATCAAACGATGGAGCCCGTCGGCAATTCGAGTTTTACCTAGAGGAGATGATCCTCCCCTTGATGGTAGCCAGCGCTCAGAGTGGGGAACGCGAATGTCACATTGTCGTCCTGACTGATGATGATGTTGTGGATTGGGATGAAGAGTACCCTCCGCAGATGGGGGAGGAATATTCCCAAA TTATTTACAGCACCAAACTGTACAGATTTTTCAAGTACATAGAAAACAGAGACGTGGCCAAATCAGTTCTGAAGGAGAGAGGTCTTAAAAAGATCCGTCTTGGTATTGAAG GTTACCCAACATACAAGGAGAAGGTGAAGAAGCGGCCAGGTGGGAGGCCCGAGGTCATATACAACTATGTGCAGAGACCCTTTATCAGGATGTCATGGgagaaagaggaaggcaaaagccGCCATGTGGACTTTCAGTGCGTGAAGAGCAAGTCGATCACTAACCTCGCCGCCGCCGCTGCCGACATCCCACAGGACCAGCTGGTAGTCATGCACCCAACACCCCAGGTGGACGAGCTGGATATCTTACCCAATCACCCTCCGCCTTGCAACAACGACATGGACCCTGACGGCCCAAACTCCACTTCCTAA
- the btbd10 gene encoding BTB/POZ domain-containing protein 10 isoform X1, which yields MPWHPELSFKESLLHRTYFLCAFIPKLFPCLAAAWVSTPSRGARVGVSSARMSLHGANGGHERSRDRRRSSDRSRDSSHERGESQLTPCIRNVTSPTRQHQSDREKEYSSSRPSSPRPQKTSPNGSSSSRNSSQSSSDGICKAAGEMVFVYENVKEGARSLRTSERVTLIVDNTRFVVDPSIFTAQPNTMLGRMFGSGREHNFTRPNDKGEYEVAEGISSTVFRAILDYYKTGIIRCPDGISIPELREACDYLCISFDYSTIKCRDLSALMHELSNDGARRQFEFYLEEMILPLMVASAQSGERECHIVVLTDDDVVDWDEEYPPQMGEEYSQIIYSTKLYRFFKYIENRDVAKSVLKERGLKKIRLGIEGYPTYKEKVKKRPGGRPEVIYNYVQRPFIRMSWEKEEGKSRHVDFQCVKSKSITNLAAAAADIPQDQLVVMHPTPQVDELDILPNHPPPCNNDMDPDGPNSTS from the exons TACTCCATCACGAGGTGCTAGAGTAGGAGTAAGTAGCGCCAGAATGAGTCTCCATGGTGCCAACGGTGGACACGAGCGTTCGCGAGACAGACGCCGCTCTAGCGACAGGTCCAGGGATTCGTCACACGAAAGAGGAGAGAGTCAGCTCACTCCCTGTATCCGGAATGTAACATCACCCACAAGACAACATCAGAGCG ATCGAGAGAAGGAATACAGTTCATCCCGGCCAAGCAGTCCCCGCCCACAGAAAACTTCCCCGAATGGTTCCAGTAGTAGCAGGAACAGTAGCCAGTCCAGTTCAGATGGCATTTGTAAGGCGGCTGGGGAGATGGTATTTGTGTACGAGAATGTGAAAGAAGGAGCTCGGAGTTTGCGCACGTCTGAACGGGTCACACTAATAGTGGACAATACCAGATTTGTTGTAGATCCATCTATATTCACTGCGCAGCCAAACACAATGTTGGGCAG GATGTTTGGATCAGGCAGAGAACATAATTTCACACGTCCCAATGACAAGGGGGAATACGAGGTGGCAGAAGGAATCAGTTCCACAGTGTTTCGGGCAATTTTG gATTACTACAAGACTGGAATAATCCGTTGCCCTGATGGAATATCAATTCCTGAGCTAAGGGAGGCTTGTGACTATCTGTGTATCTCATTTGACTATAGCACTATCAAATGCAGAGACCTCA gtgcccTTATGCATGAATTATCAAACGATGGAGCCCGTCGGCAATTCGAGTTTTACCTAGAGGAGATGATCCTCCCCTTGATGGTAGCCAGCGCTCAGAGTGGGGAACGCGAATGTCACATTGTCGTCCTGACTGATGATGATGTTGTGGATTGGGATGAAGAGTACCCTCCGCAGATGGGGGAGGAATATTCCCAAA TTATTTACAGCACCAAACTGTACAGATTTTTCAAGTACATAGAAAACAGAGACGTGGCCAAATCAGTTCTGAAGGAGAGAGGTCTTAAAAAGATCCGTCTTGGTATTGAAG GTTACCCAACATACAAGGAGAAGGTGAAGAAGCGGCCAGGTGGGAGGCCCGAGGTCATATACAACTATGTGCAGAGACCCTTTATCAGGATGTCATGGgagaaagaggaaggcaaaagccGCCATGTGGACTTTCAGTGCGTGAAGAGCAAGTCGATCACTAACCTCGCCGCCGCCGCTGCCGACATCCCACAGGACCAGCTGGTAGTCATGCACCCAACACCCCAGGTGGACGAGCTGGATATCTTACCCAATCACCCTCCGCCTTGCAACAACGACATGGACCCTGACGGCCCAAACTCCACTTCCTAA